One window of the Desulfobacterales bacterium genome contains the following:
- a CDS encoding ribbon-helix-helix protein, CopG family: MVRTQIYLTKHQRDELAAIAKAMGKKQSEIIREAVDRMIDQSGHSRREAVLREAAGIWKDRKDLPDFKAARTEWDRN; the protein is encoded by the coding sequence ATGGTACGAACACAAATATATCTGACAAAGCACCAACGAGACGAATTGGCCGCTATAGCGAAGGCCATGGGGAAGAAACAAAGCGAGATCATTCGAGAGGCGGTCGATCGCATGATCGACCAATCCGGCCACAGTCGACGAGAGGCGGTATTGCGAGAGGCTGCCGGAATCTGGAAGGACCGAAAGGATCTTCCTGACTTCAAGGCAGCGCGAACCGAATGGGACCGGAACTAA